One genomic region from Amaranthus tricolor cultivar Red isolate AtriRed21 chromosome 12, ASM2621246v1, whole genome shotgun sequence encodes:
- the LOC130797106 gene encoding probable pectinesterase 29: MVSNAIECKLSPTLLKVAHTITVSASGRGNFTTITGALESIPVNNDKWIRIFVMPGTYNEKIKIKDKECIFVEGQSRRTTTISFDSCNDTADSTTFAVYSDNFLAKNIAFKNSYNRKARSDTDQKIAPAVAFGSFGDKHAFYGCGFEGYQDTLWDEKGHHYFKSCYIEGAVDFIWGAGQSVYEGCLINVTGEGYITAQGRNSSTDTNGYVFNYCTVLGTGHADLGRPYRAYSRVIFLNSMFTKVVNPQGWSIWCQQGHENDITFAEVNCVGPGSSAHHKHERISWMKKLKRSELGQYSTKAFIDSDGWISKLPIH, translated from the exons ATGGTCTCTAATGCCATAGAATGTAAACTTAGCCCAACCCTACTAAAAGTAGCACATACAATTACTGTCTCAGCATCTGGAAGAGGAAATTTCACCACCATTACAGGTGCTCTTGAATCCATTCCAGTCAACAATGACAAGTGGATAAGAATATTTGTTATGCCAGGAACTTACAA cgagaaaataaaaataaaggacAAGGAATGCATATTTGTTGAAGGCCAGAGCCGTAGAACAACGACAATAAGCTTTGATTCTTGTAATGATACAGCGGATAGTACTACTTTTGCTGTGTATTCAGACAATTTTTTAGCCAAGAATATTGCTTTTAAG AACTCTTATAACAGAAAAGCAAGGTCAGACACAGATCAAAAAATAGCACCTGCTGTTGCTTTTGGATCTTTTGGGGATAAACATGCATTTTATGGTTGTGGTTTTGAAGGATATCAAGATACTTTGTGGGATGAAAAAGGTCACCATTATTTTAAATCTTGTTACATTGAAGGAGCTGTTGATTTTATTTGGGGAGCCGGCCAATCTGTATACGAG GGATGTCTAATAAATGTAACGGGAGAAGGATACATAACTGCACAAGGTAGAAATTCATCAACTGATACAAATGGTTATGTGTTCAATTACTGCACGGTTTTAGGAACTGGCCATGCAGACTTAGGACGACCATACCGTGCTTATTCAAgagttatttttcttaattcaatGTTCACCAAGGTTGTAAACCCTCAAGGATGGTCTATTTGGTGTCAACAAGGCCATGA GAATGATATTACATTTGCGGAAGTTAATTGCGTAGGTCCAGGGTCAAGTGCTCATCACAAACATGAACGTATTTCATGGATGAAGAAGTTGAAAAGATCTGAGCTTGGACAATATTCTACAAAAGCTTTTATAGATTCAGATGGATGGATTAGTAAACTTCCaatacattaa
- the LOC130797107 gene encoding probable pectinesterase 55 has translation MKVVSTLYYLFIIFQLFSWKSNAKQCNKNTKFAPNQVVYTITVSQSRNGDFNKIQQAIDSIPSGNDRWIRIYVNPGRYWEKVTIPYDKECIVLEGHSPIDTAILYNGNHEFDRTSSTFISSADNFVAKKISFKNVYNNDENGKIRRNKSIKPAVAASVYGDKSAFYNCIFIGYQDTLWDVSGRHYFKSCLIKGAVDFIWGNGQSYFEDCRINVCGDGFITAQGRTSAEDTSGFVFNGGFVYGSGQAFLGRAYKPYSRVIYQNTHFSHVVHPLGWDNWNVALENQITYAEVNCKGVGAKKDGRVPWEKTLDESQLSKYTRQSFVDQEGWINQQP, from the exons ATGAAAGTTGTTTCGACTCTCTATTATTTGTTCAtaatatttcaattattttcatGGAAATCAAATGCTAAGCAGTGCAATAAGAACACAAAGTTTGCACCAAATCAAGTTGTTTATACAATCACTGTTTCTCAATCAAGAAATGGAGATTTCAACAAAATTCAGCAAGCCATTGATTCCATCCCTTCTGGCAATGATCGATGGATAAGAATTTATGTTAATCCCGGAAGATATTG GGAGAAAGTAACAATACCTTACGACAAGGAATGCATAGTGCTGGAAGGGCATAGCCCTATCGACACAGCTATTTTGTATAATGGAAATCATGAATTTGATCGTACTAGCTCCACTTTTATTTCTTCGGCTGATAATTTTGTAGCTAAAAAAATTAGCTTCAAA AATGTTTATAACAATGATGAAAATGGTAAAATACGACGCAATAAGAGCATAAAACCAGCTGTGGCTGCAAGTGTATATGGAGATAAATCAGCCTTCTATAATTGTATATTTATAGGCTATCAAGACACATTATGGGATGTTTCTGGTCGTCATTATTTCAAATCATGTCTAATTAAAGGAGCAGTTGACTTTATTTGGGGAAATGGTCAGTCTTACTTTGAG GATTGTCGTATAAATGTGTGTGGAGATGGATTTATAACAGCACAAGGACGGACATCAGCAGAAGACACAAGTGGATTTGTGTTCAATGGAGGTTTTGTTTATGGAAGTGGTCAAGCTTTCTTAGGAAGAGCTTACAAGCCTTATTCAAGGGTCATTTATCAAAACACACATTTTTCTCATGTTGTTCATCCTTTAGGTTGGGATAATTGGAATGTTGCACTTGA GAACCAAATCACATATGCAGAAGTAAATTGCAAGGGAGTAGGTGCAAAAAAGGATGGCCGTGTTCCATGGGAAAAG